In Stieleria varia, one genomic interval encodes:
- a CDS encoding RNA polymerase sigma factor: MQIRNGDEYAASLLYQRYAHRLIGLIHSKMNGHVSVGTEPEDIVQSVFRSVFGRMKSDNYDAPEGSTLWSLLAVVAVRKLNKNRTYHRAQRRDIGRNVALDEANEPYDSDDNSPDSFAVCLREAMELLLPIEQTVLLLRMDGYNVEEIAKKTKRAKRTVERSFRNIRVRLSESLLQEEPEHQPADQAS, from the coding sequence ATGCAGATAAGGAATGGTGACGAATACGCTGCATCGCTTCTTTATCAACGCTACGCCCATCGGCTCATTGGTCTGATCCACAGCAAGATGAACGGTCACGTTTCGGTAGGAACAGAGCCGGAAGACATCGTGCAGTCGGTTTTTCGCAGTGTGTTTGGTCGCATGAAGTCGGATAACTACGATGCCCCGGAAGGCTCGACGTTATGGAGTCTGCTGGCTGTAGTAGCCGTCCGCAAGCTGAACAAGAACCGCACTTACCATCGAGCGCAGCGCCGCGACATCGGGCGTAACGTTGCGTTGGATGAAGCGAATGAGCCGTACGATAGTGATGACAACTCGCCCGATTCGTTCGCTGTGTGTCTCCGTGAGGCGATGGAACTGCTACTACCGATCGAGCAAACCGTCCTGCTATTGCGCATGGATGGCTACAACGTCGAGGAGATAGCCAAAAAGACGAAACGCGCAAAGCGAACGGTTGAACGCAGCTTTCGGAACATACGCGTTCGTCTCTCAGAGAGCTTGCTGCAGGAAGAACCCGAGCACCAGCCTGCGGACCAAGCGTCATAG
- a CDS encoding serine/threonine-protein kinase → MVRGTEWRRSGTPWLYNEPVHRGAAQLIQPFVSLPFVHLNNLDEKVFPMINSIVSDPVEDAIDDFEEDWSAESLSTIPELLRQYDLLGDQEALTELLRIDIELRYAHGKSVDLQKCIKEFANLLTKKEHTQMVAYEDYRSRRDHGLSLPLARWRDVPGVSDASWFRELMLSPNAFHGMPAMSASAIRRNGQSGVESVDSDEDLLDNRFMAALRESGFQLVEEIGAGELSRVFLATQHELAERYVVLKIVRRPMTEPQAMAMLQHTNIVPIYSYHLIQSHCVICMPYAGRLTLQEYLNGQQDANSRSGQSLVRTVQASVNDTKLSFDEDATADGLSIPTVLSPAADDTAVRKPLEKLSELGRDKLALWLFKRLAAALAHAHARGVMHNDLKPGNILIRNDGEPALLDFNLAHHVGEAKPQAIGGTLPYMAPEALQALLGDDARSTEVTDVYGLGAIMFQFVTGRLPFEGPGSADPEQLKRAIENRRGSPSWRPTDKLSVGLKSIINLTLHADPALRYSSAESLAGDLKREFSNQPLLVAPEALRQRIAKWFRRNPRATSGGAVAALLLSALIPLAVFASVAIENTKSLAAFNRARDFSARSDDALSIMMADPRRNELSPIQDAMAPLSDFDLLTPDGVDDLVSEYLPAANRQEMRQRVLRHAGQVAFFEIDRLEPMAYKGELTPGDLDTATSLVDTVRRVTSDSTSRSSLWLQSMLAGLRGDKANEAKFATAAEDCKMTNDSEEYLEAVRLMSLQRYEEAREMLTILADRDTIPSALRWTGLGRSQLQNGQYEDAKLSFTQSINRAKDSTALYFLRGLCFENLRQRDRAIEDFNKSIELNPENTFALGHRSSIYQNTKRHREAIDDLNRLLELRPESARNLLARARSYRAIGEQELADQDFKRAFEVESSDFNSSNARASVLMAKQDYEGALQEYLRADAENPNDAVTLKKIADLLSIHLHRESEAIEMYSRVIEIQKLNESALIDRAVLLARAGRFEEAKEDMEKALKQPNAKATLYQAACVCALMPFEQSHKRALRFLALAHAAGYQSSSIETGDLATDPDLASLHGLDGFQEILRVYQLSAAR, encoded by the coding sequence GTGGTTCGAGGAACTGAATGGCGTCGTAGCGGTACACCGTGGCTGTACAACGAACCTGTACACCGTGGCGCTGCACAGTTGATTCAACCGTTTGTGTCATTGCCGTTTGTGCATCTCAACAACTTGGATGAAAAGGTGTTTCCCATGATCAACTCCATCGTATCAGACCCTGTGGAGGACGCGATTGATGATTTTGAAGAAGACTGGAGTGCGGAATCCCTGTCGACGATCCCTGAGTTGCTCAGACAATATGATCTGCTGGGCGATCAGGAAGCGTTGACAGAGCTATTGCGCATCGACATCGAGTTGCGTTACGCGCACGGCAAGTCCGTCGATTTGCAGAAATGCATCAAGGAGTTTGCGAATCTACTGACGAAGAAAGAGCACACGCAGATGGTTGCGTATGAGGACTATCGTTCTCGGCGTGACCACGGCCTCTCGCTTCCGCTCGCTCGATGGCGTGATGTACCTGGGGTGTCAGACGCCTCCTGGTTCCGTGAGTTGATGCTGTCTCCCAACGCTTTTCACGGCATGCCTGCAATGTCAGCGTCAGCCATTCGACGCAATGGGCAGTCCGGTGTGGAATCTGTCGACTCCGACGAAGACTTGCTCGACAACCGATTCATGGCAGCGTTACGAGAGTCTGGATTTCAGCTCGTGGAGGAGATCGGCGCAGGAGAGCTCAGTCGTGTGTTCTTAGCGACTCAGCATGAGCTGGCTGAACGATATGTCGTATTGAAAATCGTTCGCCGTCCGATGACGGAGCCGCAAGCGATGGCGATGTTGCAGCATACCAACATCGTTCCGATCTATTCCTATCACTTGATCCAGTCGCACTGCGTCATTTGCATGCCGTACGCAGGACGTTTGACGCTGCAAGAATATCTCAATGGCCAACAGGACGCCAACTCACGAAGTGGGCAAAGCTTGGTACGGACGGTACAAGCAAGCGTCAATGACACCAAGCTGTCGTTCGATGAGGATGCGACCGCGGACGGGTTATCCATCCCGACGGTTTTGTCGCCGGCTGCTGATGACACGGCTGTTCGCAAGCCGTTGGAAAAACTATCTGAATTGGGCCGCGACAAGCTGGCGTTATGGTTATTCAAACGCTTGGCTGCCGCTCTCGCTCATGCTCACGCTCGCGGTGTGATGCACAACGACCTTAAACCCGGAAATATCCTGATTCGCAACGACGGCGAACCGGCACTATTGGATTTCAATCTGGCACACCATGTCGGCGAAGCAAAACCACAGGCGATCGGTGGGACGCTGCCCTACATGGCACCCGAAGCCCTGCAGGCTTTGCTGGGAGACGATGCACGGTCCACCGAAGTGACTGATGTCTATGGGCTGGGGGCCATCATGTTTCAGTTCGTTACCGGACGACTGCCCTTTGAGGGACCAGGGTCTGCCGATCCAGAGCAATTGAAACGAGCGATCGAGAATCGACGAGGATCTCCAAGCTGGAGACCGACAGACAAACTGAGCGTCGGGTTGAAATCGATCATCAACCTCACCTTGCATGCCGATCCGGCTCTTCGTTATTCGTCGGCCGAATCTCTGGCAGGAGATTTGAAAAGGGAGTTCAGCAATCAGCCCTTGCTGGTGGCCCCAGAGGCGTTGAGGCAGCGAATTGCCAAGTGGTTTCGGCGAAATCCAAGAGCGACCTCCGGTGGCGCAGTCGCGGCGTTGCTGTTGTCCGCGTTGATTCCGCTAGCGGTCTTTGCCAGTGTGGCGATCGAAAACACAAAGTCGCTTGCGGCGTTCAACCGTGCCCGTGATTTCTCTGCACGGTCAGATGACGCACTTTCCATCATGATGGCCGACCCTAGACGCAATGAGCTGTCACCGATCCAAGACGCCATGGCTCCTCTTTCTGATTTTGATCTGCTGACCCCTGATGGCGTGGACGATCTCGTTTCCGAATATCTGCCCGCAGCAAATCGACAGGAAATGAGGCAACGTGTACTTCGCCACGCCGGGCAAGTCGCGTTTTTTGAAATCGACCGACTGGAGCCGATGGCCTACAAAGGCGAGCTGACACCGGGCGACCTCGACACGGCAACCTCACTTGTGGATACCGTCCGTCGAGTGACCTCCGACTCCACGTCGCGCTCGAGCCTCTGGCTGCAGTCCATGCTCGCAGGACTGCGAGGCGACAAGGCAAACGAGGCGAAATTTGCGACCGCAGCCGAAGATTGCAAGATGACAAATGATTCCGAGGAATACCTCGAAGCCGTTCGTTTGATGTCGCTGCAGCGGTACGAGGAAGCCCGGGAGATGCTGACGATCTTGGCGGACCGAGACACAATCCCGTCGGCATTGCGGTGGACCGGGTTGGGGAGATCGCAGTTGCAGAACGGGCAGTACGAGGACGCAAAGCTCTCCTTCACCCAATCCATCAATCGCGCCAAAGACTCTACAGCGTTGTACTTCCTTCGTGGCCTCTGCTTTGAGAACCTGCGACAAAGAGATCGAGCAATCGAAGACTTCAACAAGTCAATCGAATTGAATCCTGAGAACACCTTTGCCTTGGGGCATCGCAGTTCCATTTACCAGAACACCAAACGCCATCGAGAAGCCATCGATGACCTGAACCGACTGCTTGAACTTCGCCCAGAAAGTGCCCGCAACTTGCTCGCTCGAGCACGCTCCTACCGAGCCATCGGTGAACAAGAACTGGCGGATCAGGATTTCAAGCGAGCGTTTGAAGTTGAAAGCAGCGATTTCAATTCGTCCAATGCGAGAGCCAGTGTGTTGATGGCCAAGCAAGACTACGAAGGCGCTCTGCAAGAGTACTTGAGGGCTGATGCAGAGAATCCCAACGATGCGGTCACGTTGAAAAAGATCGCTGACTTGCTTTCAATCCATCTGCATCGCGAATCCGAAGCCATCGAGATGTACAGTCGCGTGATCGAGATACAGAAACTCAACGAGTCAGCGCTCATTGATCGTGCCGTGCTGCTCGCTCGGGCTGGCAGATTTGAGGAAGCCAAAGAGGACATGGAAAAAGCGCTCAAGCAACCCAATGCAAAGGCAACCTTGTATCAAGCCGCTTGTGTCTGTGCGTTGATGCCGTTCGAGCAGAGCCACAAACGTGCCCTTCGATTTCTGGCTTTGGCCCATGCAGCGGGATACCAGAGTAGCAGTATCGAAACGGGCGACCTGGCGACAGACCCTGACCTCGCCTCTCTCCATGGCCTGGATGGCTTCCAAGAAATCCTTCGCGTCTATCAGCTCTCCGCTGCCAGGTAA